A genomic region of Capra hircus breed San Clemente chromosome 19, ASM170441v1, whole genome shotgun sequence contains the following coding sequences:
- the LOC102187127 gene encoding galectin-9 isoform X2 — MQSASGYDSDEELEFRETQVPYINPHIPFTGRIVGGLREGHMVTITGRVLSTDENRFEVNFHIGIRDTYNIAFHFSPRFEGSGYVVCNTKQLGNWGLEEMKMQMPFQKGSPFEICFKVDRSAFKVMVNGSIFLFYVHRVPWHEVNAITIKGCVEVSDIYFQI; from the exons ATTCAGGGAGACCCAGGTCCCCTACATAAACCCA CATATTCCCTTCACGGGGAGGATCGTAGGGGGTCTCCGGGAAGGACACATGGTCACCATCACAGGGCGTGTTCTTTCCACAGACGAAAACAG GTTTGAAGTGAACTTTCATATTGGCATCAGAGACACGTACAACATTGCCTTCCACTTCAGCCCTCGGTTTGAAGGAAGCGGGTATGTGGTCTGCAACACGAAGCAGCTAGGAaactgggggctggaggagatgaAGATGCAGATGCCCTTCCAGAAGGGGAGTCCATTTGAGATCTGCTTCAAGGTAGACAGGTCCGCGTTCAAG GTGATGGTGAATGGCAGCATCTTCCTTTTTTATGTACACCGTGTGCCCTGGCATGAAGTAAACGCCATCACCATCAAGGGCTGCGTGGAAGTGTCCGACATCTACTTCCAG ATATAG
- the LOC102187127 gene encoding galectin-9 isoform X1, whose translation MQSASGYDSDEELEFRETQVPYINPHIPFTGRIVGGLREGHMVTITGRVLSTDENRFEVNFHIGIRDTYNIAFHFSPRFEGSGYVVCNTKQLGNWGLEEMKMQMPFQKGSPFEICFKVDRSAFKVSGNSPLLSCLFPSPIRCCKQSLNSHVSNTLYREEDCFL comes from the exons ATTCAGGGAGACCCAGGTCCCCTACATAAACCCA CATATTCCCTTCACGGGGAGGATCGTAGGGGGTCTCCGGGAAGGACACATGGTCACCATCACAGGGCGTGTTCTTTCCACAGACGAAAACAG GTTTGAAGTGAACTTTCATATTGGCATCAGAGACACGTACAACATTGCCTTCCACTTCAGCCCTCGGTTTGAAGGAAGCGGGTATGTGGTCTGCAACACGAAGCAGCTAGGAaactgggggctggaggagatgaAGATGCAGATGCCCTTCCAGAAGGGGAGTCCATTTGAGATCTGCTTCAAGGTAGACAGGTCCGCGTTCAAGGTGAGTGGGAACTCTCCTCTCCTCAGCTGTCTGTTCCCCAGCCCCATAAGGTGCTGCAAGCAGTCTTTAAATAGTCATGTGAGCAACACTTTGTACAGAGAAGAGGACTGTTTCCTGTGA